A region of Nostoc flagelliforme CCNUN1 DNA encodes the following proteins:
- a CDS encoding IS5 family transposase, whose product MSKSYSTNLTQEQWELIEPLIPAPLPGGRPRETNIWEVMNAIFYVLYEGCRWRALPGDFPNWQTVYTYFRNWRKDGTWVRMHDRLREWTRVASERSPSPSEAIVDSQSIKSAAMVSEAVGYDAGKKVKGRKRFVTVDTLGLVLRVLITAASVGEREGGKQVLKKVKQMEPSLLRLHTIWVDAGFDGNPFMQWVMDFCRWIIQVVIRPKESKKFVLLPKRWVVERTLGWLTWCRRLNKDYELLPETAETFIYIAMIRIMVRRLA is encoded by the coding sequence ATGAGTAAATCATACTCTACCAACCTTACCCAAGAGCAATGGGAACTTATTGAACCTTTGATTCCAGCACCATTACCTGGAGGTCGTCCAAGAGAAACGAATATTTGGGAGGTAATGAATGCCATTTTTTATGTTCTGTATGAGGGATGTCGGTGGCGAGCATTACCTGGTGACTTTCCAAACTGGCAAACCGTTTACACATACTTTCGTAACTGGCGCAAGGATGGAACGTGGGTAAGAATGCATGACAGATTACGGGAGTGGACTAGGGTTGCTTCGGAGCGATCGCCAAGCCCCTCTGAAGCTATTGTGGACAGCCAAAGTATCAAAAGTGCAGCAATGGTGAGTGAAGCAGTCGGTTATGATGCAGGTAAAAAGGTCAAGGGACGCAAACGGTTCGTAACAGTAGATACTTTAGGCTTAGTACTACGAGTATTAATTACTGCGGCTAGTGTCGGTGAGCGTGAAGGTGGTAAACAAGTACTCAAAAAGGTCAAACAAATGGAACCTTCTCTATTGCGACTACATACAATATGGGTAGATGCTGGTTTTGACGGTAACCCATTCATGCAGTGGGTAATGGATTTCTGCCGTTGGATTATACAGGTAGTTATACGACCAAAGGAAAGCAAGAAGTTTGTATTGTTACCCAAGCGCTGGGTAGTCGAGCGAACCTTGGGTTGGCTAACTTGGTGTCGAAGATTGAACAAAGACTACGAGCTATTACCTGAAACCGCAGAGACATTTATCTACATTGCTATGATTCGGATTATGGTGAGGCGATTGGCATAA
- a CDS encoding IS630 family transposase — protein sequence MKSYRQELFKHPLTGKVITASGVKPTVPVKWDRENFWIYGAIEPLTGQHFQQEYPKLNGDYFQQFLDWLSQQLGEDYAILQIDQAPAHISGAINWPENIIPLLQPPHSPELNPIERLWQFLKKSLKNELFSSIQNLRDRIQQLFDQLTFEQVISVSSYNFILEALFYAASY from the coding sequence ATAAAATCTTACCGTCAAGAACTTTTCAAACATCCTCTAACAGGGAAAGTAATTACAGCATCTGGAGTCAAGCCAACTGTACCCGTTAAATGGGACAGGGAAAATTTTTGGATTTATGGTGCAATCGAACCATTGACAGGGCAACATTTCCAGCAAGAATACCCTAAATTGAATGGTGACTATTTTCAACAGTTTTTAGACTGGCTATCTCAGCAATTGGGAGAAGATTATGCAATTTTACAAATTGACCAAGCTCCTGCTCATATTAGCGGTGCAATAAATTGGCCAGAAAATATTATTCCTCTACTTCAACCACCTCATTCTCCCGAACTGAACCCGATTGAGAGGCTTTGGCAGTTCCTCAAGAAGTCGCTCAAAAATGAATTATTTTCTTCTATACAAAACTTGCGCGATCGCATACAGCAATTGTTCGATCAACTTACATTCGAGCAGGTAATTTCTGTTTCCTCTTATAACTTTATTTTAGAAGCCCTTTTCTATGCAGCTTCATATTAA
- a CDS encoding transposase, producing MRLPCLLPQILLPKKQTRPSNWTKRELLDGIFYQLKNGCNWEDLPKDLPPYSTVYWHYKQWRAQGAIDKLMGILHSQVREQVKKNPNGRR from the coding sequence ATGCGTTTGCCCTGTCTACTACCTCAGATATTGCTGCCTAAGAAGCAGACCAGACCCTCCAATTGGACAAAAAGAGAACTCTTGGATGGCATCTTCTATCAACTGAAGAATGGCTGTAATTGGGAAGACTTGCCCAAGGACTTGCCCCCCTACTCAACCGTATATTGGCATTACAAGCAGTGGCGGGCCCAAGGAGCGATCGACAAACTAATGGGTATCTTACATTCTCAAGTACGTGAGCAAGTAAAAAAAAACCCAAATGGACGACGTTGA
- a CDS encoding DUF3854 domain-containing protein → MQQLNLFAESAPVLPITYYPDFISLEQANELYQHCLKLEWQQNQIRMLGKTIPVPRLECIYGDAGCDYLYSNSVFLKPLTWTDNLANLKVSNRSGIPITEEDLQHPGGFWHWVWQYNVPVTIVEGVKKAGALLTAGYAAIAIPGVNAGYRTPTDEYVQLMANHTSSQT, encoded by the coding sequence ATGCAACAACTCAATTTATTCGCTGAATCAGCCCCAGTTTTACCAATCACTTACTACCCCGATTTCATAAGTCTTGAACAAGCAAACGAACTTTACCAACACTGCTTGAAACTGGAGTGGCAGCAGAATCAAATCAGAATGTTGGGTAAAACAATCCCCGTCCCGCGCCTTGAGTGCATTTATGGTGATGCCGGGTGTGATTACCTTTACTCGAACAGCGTGTTTTTGAAACCCCTGACTTGGACAGACAATCTGGCTAACTTGAAAGTCTCCAATCGTAGCGGTATTCCCATTACTGAAGAAGACCTACAGCATCCTGGTGGCTTCTGGCACTGGGTTTGGCAATATAATGTACCAGTGACAATTGTAGAAGGTGTCAAGAAAGCGGGGGCGTTACTGACTGCGGGTTATGCAGCGATCGCAATTCCTGGTGTTAACGCTGGATACCGCACACCTACTGATGAGTACGTACAGCTAATGGCAAACCATACCTCATCCCAGACTTGA
- a CDS encoding aromatic ring-hydroxylating dioxygenase subunit alpha → MITNFSWTKQWYPITPVSYLEPSHPTPITLLGRKLVIWRDKHQNWVVMDDTCPHKLAQLSLGSINENGNLMCRHHGWCFDGAGKCTNIPMLSDEKALITACNSERSQVTTYPTQVLQGLLWIWADNSPTAFEDSASKQPALMPESQIDSSLSDWFMSEVPVDYIISVESSFDPSHAQFLHEGIAGFSPDRAIPIQYFGVMGEISADDGFTLKHSGYNIFNKDMDATRKFTPPCSNTTIYKYSSDKSALFQLYFIPTKPGYCKQIGKFIADGLPQKRNFWFELLPKYLQTGLKHSSSYKLSNQDLSMMHSQAVNESVGNRTWQKSYFMPSVADVGIVTFRKWLDEFAGGKPVWQGVAEAPFQELNDEQLYDIWHRHTKHCPSCRQSLVLINKVQSFCQNLTLGLTILALLLIVINLPINIVVILVLFGILSLIFNYKLDLIRERFLSSIPKKGLPVVELYKN, encoded by the coding sequence ATGATAACTAACTTCTCCTGGACTAAACAGTGGTATCCAATAACTCCCGTCAGCTATCTAGAACCCTCTCATCCGACTCCCATCACTTTGCTTGGAAGAAAGCTAGTAATCTGGAGAGACAAACATCAAAATTGGGTAGTAATGGATGATACTTGCCCCCATAAATTGGCGCAATTATCTTTAGGAAGTATCAATGAAAATGGAAACCTAATGTGTCGTCATCATGGTTGGTGTTTTGATGGAGCAGGGAAATGTACAAATATTCCCATGTTGAGTGATGAAAAGGCTTTAATAACTGCTTGTAATAGCGAGCGATCACAAGTAACAACATACCCTACTCAAGTGCTACAAGGATTATTATGGATCTGGGCAGATAATAGTCCTACTGCTTTTGAAGATAGTGCTTCAAAGCAACCTGCCCTGATGCCAGAATCTCAAATTGATAGCTCTTTAAGCGATTGGTTTATGTCAGAAGTTCCTGTTGATTATATTATCTCTGTTGAAAGTAGTTTTGATCCTTCTCACGCCCAATTTTTGCACGAAGGAATTGCTGGATTTTCTCCAGACAGAGCCATCCCAATACAATATTTTGGAGTAATGGGAGAAATATCTGCTGATGACGGTTTTACTTTAAAGCATTCTGGTTACAATATTTTTAACAAAGATATGGATGCAACTCGGAAGTTTACTCCACCTTGTTCTAATACAACAATCTACAAATATTCTAGCGATAAATCCGCTTTGTTCCAGTTATATTTTATACCTACTAAACCTGGCTATTGTAAACAGATTGGTAAATTTATTGCTGATGGCCTTCCACAAAAACGTAATTTCTGGTTTGAGCTTCTGCCCAAATATTTACAAACTGGGTTAAAACATTCATCTAGTTATAAGTTGAGTAACCAAGATTTATCAATGATGCACTCCCAAGCTGTTAACGAATCTGTGGGAAATAGAACTTGGCAAAAGTCATATTTTATGCCATCAGTAGCTGACGTTGGCATCGTTACTTTTCGGAAATGGCTAGATGAGTTTGCCGGTGGTAAACCTGTATGGCAGGGAGTAGCAGAAGCACCTTTTCAGGAATTAAATGATGAGCAATTATATGATATCTGGCACAGACATACAAAACATTGCCCTAGTTGTCGGCAATCTCTAGTTTTGATAAATAAAGTCCAAAGTTTTTGTCAAAACTTGACGCTTGGATTGACGATTTTAGCGTTGTTACTAATCGTAATTAATCTTCCTATAAACATAGTTGTTATACTAGTTTTATTTGGCATATTAAGTTTAATTTTTAACTATAAATTAGATTTAATTCGAGAGCGCTTTCTCAGTAGTATTCCCAAAAAAGGTTTACCCGTGGTTGAATTATATAAAAATTAA
- a CDS encoding PD40 domain-containing protein codes for MTFKPGEYSALQWSPNSKLISFASGDFSQKKLYTISIERLKLTQLASQLLPSEINSLNWPLDGKKIAFIKTEKTKKKPDGQSILYVSNPDGSKLTKLSKSDDSYIYGQTWQP; via the coding sequence TTGACTTTTAAACCAGGTGAATATAGTGCATTACAGTGGTCACCGAATAGTAAGCTGATCTCTTTTGCAAGCGGAGATTTTTCTCAGAAAAAGCTTTATACGATTAGTATTGAGCGACTCAAGCTTACTCAGTTAGCCTCGCAATTACTACCATCTGAAATTAACAGTTTGAATTGGCCGTTAGATGGTAAAAAAATTGCTTTCATTAAGACAGAAAAAACCAAGAAAAAGCCAGATGGTCAAAGTATTTTGTATGTGAGCAATCCGGACGGTTCAAAATTGACTAAATTGTCCAAATCTGATGATTCGTATATTTACGGTCAGACTTGGCAACCTTAA
- a CDS encoding transposase yields MPQPVAIAIRLTEQQKRLLEQITRARTNPYRLVQRAQLRIVGSLGNDEYGNCVIITINTGHIAQIIATNPNDGWIFVTDQLNTHKSESLVRQVATNCGIDIDLGIKGKSGILHSMESRAAFLTDTSHRIRFVYTPKHSSWLNQIECWFSILVRRLLRRGNFISTHDLKQQILNFIDYFNCTLAKPFVWKFLGYPDSA; encoded by the coding sequence ATGCCTCAACCAGTTGCGATCGCCATCAGATTAACCGAACAACAAAAACGGTTGTTAGAACAAATAACTCGCGCCCGTACAAATCCGTATCGGTTAGTGCAAAGGGCACAGCTAAGGATAGTGGGCAGCTTGGGGAATGACGAATACGGAAATTGCGTCATCATTACGATTAACACGGGGCATATTGCTCAAATAATCGCTACCAATCCAAACGATGGATGGATTTTTGTTACCGATCAACTCAATACTCATAAGTCTGAGTCTTTAGTTCGACAAGTTGCAACTAACTGCGGTATAGACATTGATTTAGGTATTAAAGGTAAATCTGGTATTCTCCATTCGATGGAGTCTCGTGCAGCATTTTTAACTGATACAAGTCATCGAATTCGTTTTGTTTACACTCCAAAGCATAGTTCTTGGCTCAATCAGATTGAGTGTTGGTTTAGTATTTTGGTACGTCGTTTACTTCGACGTGGTAACTTTATTTCTACTCACGACCTCAAACAACAAATTTTGAATTTTATTGATTACTTTAATTGCACTTTGGCAAAGCCATTTGTTTGGAAGTTTTTAGGCTATCCTGATTCTGCTTAG
- a CDS encoding TolB family protein, translating to MMRLIKFLALILLGLLSTTIFNFSNAVIAAPKVSQDNRLTFVATKEIPKYESNIYTIKTNGSARRQLTKNLNVYSTIVWLKNGKRLAFINDGVDVYTMNADGSKLTKIFSGFGCKASNIEIQWLLNGEKLAIKESCDGSTVDDPGSVSLYLSDTTGTQGTKLIQRWEIGGISQKTEISSSLYLSPNGQQVVFFKNKSIWQMNTDGSNLTELTNTPGDDYPSACRQK from the coding sequence ATGATGCGTTTAATCAAATTTTTAGCACTTATCCTACTCGGTTTACTCTCAACTACAATTTTCAACTTCAGCAATGCCGTAATTGCTGCACCTAAAGTTTCTCAAGACAACAGGCTGACTTTTGTGGCTACGAAGGAAATCCCGAAGTATGAAAGTAATATTTATACCATCAAAACTAACGGTTCAGCCCGCCGCCAGCTTACCAAAAATCTGAATGTATATTCCACAATCGTTTGGTTGAAAAATGGTAAAAGGCTAGCTTTTATTAATGATGGGGTTGATGTTTACACAATGAATGCAGATGGTTCCAAACTAACTAAAATATTCTCTGGGTTTGGCTGCAAAGCTTCTAACATTGAAATTCAGTGGTTATTAAATGGCGAAAAACTTGCCATTAAAGAATCTTGTGATGGTAGTACTGTTGATGATCCAGGTAGCGTATCTCTTTATTTAAGTGATACAACTGGTACACAAGGAACTAAACTGATTCAAAGATGGGAGATAGGAGGTATTTCGCAAAAAACAGAAATCTCATCTTCTTTATATCTGTCACCTAATGGGCAACAGGTAGTATTCTTCAAAAATAAAAGTATCTGGCAAATGAATACAGATGGCTCTAATTTGACAGAGTTAACCAACACTCCCGGAGATGATTATCCTAGTGCATGCAGGCAAAAATAA